One part of the Leptolyngbya sp. FACHB-261 genome encodes these proteins:
- a CDS encoding STAS domain-containing protein, giving the protein MLTTPQSLANFLRTACPSFESIGIHPEIAELWTTPVARVSLPVRADITVVRDIRQQLKQALEPGAHDLLIDCSQVRFIDSSCIAAIMKVVECCEESQGKVVLFGANAHVQYVLYVLGLSEVLPNFADEATALSALQTPSYN; this is encoded by the coding sequence ATGTTGACCACCCCTCAATCCCTCGCCAACTTCCTCCGCACCGCTTGCCCCAGTTTTGAATCTATTGGCATCCACCCAGAAATCGCTGAGCTCTGGACTACCCCAGTCGCTCGGGTATCTCTGCCTGTTCGCGCCGACATCACGGTTGTGCGAGACATCCGTCAGCAGCTCAAGCAGGCCCTTGAGCCGGGAGCACACGACCTGCTGATCGATTGCAGTCAGGTTCGCTTCATCGACAGCTCCTGCATTGCAGCGATCATGAAGGTTGTCGAGTGCTGCGAAGAGTCACAGGGCAAGGTGGTCCTGTTTGGTGCTAATGCCCATGTACAGTACGTGCTTTATGTTCTGGGGCTGAGCGAGGTGCTGCCAAACTTTGCTGACGAAGCTACTGCCCTGAGTGCCCTTCAGACTCCGTCCTATAACTAA
- a CDS encoding ShlB/FhaC/HecB family hemolysin secretion/activation protein: protein MPSVPERSAPDSERFLVQEIEVLGSTVLQAEIAALTQPLENSELTFEDLIKLRSDITQLYINNGYITSGAFLLNNQNLSSGVVQIQVIEGQLERVDLSGLTHLQEGYVRSRIAVATGRPLNQRRLEQALQLLQLDPLLDQVNAELTAGSAPGRNVLQIRLREAPPFHAGISVANRQSPSVGSVEGNVFAVHDNLFGFGDRLSASYGLTEGLDTYSVSYSVPLNPLDGTLSLSYNNGDSDVVEAPFQNSGIRSDTRTLSLSFRQPILRSPEREVALGLALDLRRSQTFLLDEPFPFGEGPDEQGRSKVTVLRFFQDWVDRQPRRVLAARSQFSLGLDAFDATVNEAGPDGRFFAWLGQFQWVQQLTSRIVSLVRINAQLTPDSLLSLERFSLGGIDTVRGYRQNQLVSDNAVSASLEVRIPVTGDPNVLQLAPFFDFGTGWNRGGAETTTIASVGLGVRWLVLPGLSVQIDYGIPLVTISDQGNSLQDKGLHFELRYQPF, encoded by the coding sequence GTGCCATCTGTGCCAGAGCGTTCTGCTCCTGATAGCGAACGTTTTTTGGTGCAGGAAATAGAAGTGTTGGGTAGCACAGTTTTGCAAGCAGAAATTGCAGCCCTCACCCAACCCCTAGAAAATAGCGAACTCACATTTGAGGACCTAATTAAACTTCGCTCTGATATTACTCAGCTCTACATCAACAACGGCTATATCACTTCCGGTGCGTTCTTACTGAACAACCAGAATCTCAGTAGCGGTGTGGTTCAAATTCAAGTCATTGAAGGACAACTTGAGCGAGTTGATCTCAGCGGTTTAACCCACTTACAGGAAGGCTATGTGCGCAGCCGCATTGCTGTAGCAACCGGTCGCCCACTGAATCAGCGACGGCTCGAACAAGCCTTGCAATTATTGCAACTAGATCCCTTACTAGACCAAGTTAATGCAGAGTTGACTGCTGGCAGTGCTCCTGGTCGTAACGTCTTGCAGATTCGCCTGCGCGAAGCTCCTCCGTTTCATGCTGGTATTTCAGTTGCCAATCGTCAATCGCCCAGTGTGGGTTCCGTGGAGGGCAATGTATTTGCAGTGCATGACAATCTGTTTGGCTTTGGCGATCGTCTCAGTGCTAGTTATGGTTTGACAGAAGGACTGGATACCTATAGCGTCAGTTATTCTGTGCCTCTGAATCCACTAGATGGCACGCTCAGCTTGAGCTATAACAACGGCGACAGTGATGTCGTTGAAGCACCCTTTCAAAATTCAGGTATTAGAAGTGATACGCGAACCCTCTCATTGAGTTTTCGCCAACCGATCTTGCGCTCACCGGAACGCGAAGTTGCTTTGGGTCTAGCTCTCGATCTTCGGCGCAGCCAAACTTTCTTGCTAGACGAGCCTTTTCCCTTCGGCGAGGGTCCTGATGAGCAGGGACGTTCCAAAGTAACCGTGCTGCGTTTTTTTCAAGATTGGGTCGATCGTCAACCTCGACGGGTATTGGCAGCTAGATCACAATTTAGTCTTGGCCTAGATGCCTTTGATGCAACCGTGAATGAGGCAGGACCAGACGGGCGGTTTTTTGCTTGGTTAGGGCAGTTTCAATGGGTGCAGCAATTAACTTCAAGAATCGTAAGTTTGGTCCGAATTAATGCACAATTAACTCCTGATTCGCTGCTGTCCTTAGAGCGTTTCAGCCTGGGGGGAATTGACACCGTACGTGGCTATCGCCAGAACCAATTAGTGTCTGACAATGCGGTTTCAGCCTCCCTGGAAGTGCGCATTCCCGTAACTGGGGATCCGAATGTGCTGCAACTAGCTCCGTTTTTCGACTTTGGTACGGGTTGGAATCGGGGCGGCGCGGAAACCACAACCATTGCCAGCGTGGGTTTGGGTGTGCGCTGGTTGGTGCTTCCGGGTCTATCGGTGCAAATCGATTACGGCATTCCTCTGGTCACGATTAGTGATCAGGGCAACTCCTTGCAAGACAAGGGGCTCCATTTCGAGTTGCGCTACCAGCCGTTTTGA
- a CDS encoding CHAT domain-containing protein, with protein sequence MFRQRYRTRPYQILGILFFSSLALCLWLGPVVWQNGRPKLGSMATAQVMPQVKAQVKAQAQAATTAQADSQHQQVQQGVERYQAGDFQGAVERWQPALVAYRNANRPTETAIVLENLARAYQQLGQIDRSISHWEQAIATSRQLGDSRQVARLLTEQAQSYSSLGQHRQAIALLCGAYGEAHNCAEASALQLARSQQDRPTEAAALGSLGNAYRLSGEYGQAIEYLNAGLQLARELNQTTYTIAALNDLGNAHASLAQSQYRQASSAEQRGGSNEASQLRTQGRNQDSQALQYFQESLQLARSQKDQSAQLRALLNLVPTYHRSNDSDRAAESLQQAVALLDRLPDDREKVYAAVDLASLLQPALALNLSLAGPQCLQSRTEPQAIELLSKATAIAQRIQDRRSESFALGKLGHIYECRQDYTKALELTRQAQWAADQNLLAKDSLYLWEWQAGRIFKAQNRQPEAIQAYEQAVNTLETIRGDILIASRDLQFDFRDTVDPIYRDLAELRLSRALLPSVSAKDRTQELSSVLNTIDSLKLAELQNYFGNDCVLAVGPQPLNQDSIGSATAIINSIIFRDRTAILVSLPDGEKKLHWLNIDNERLRQTINEFRRILERRADLIYDPTLSRQVYDWIIRPFAEDLARTQTTTLVFVQDGILRSVPMAALHDGQQFLIQKYAVATTASLTLTDAKALDRQGLRALALGLTEESAVDGRTFPALSNVGLEIDQVETELPGSKQLLNQEFTRERLRQELTTTSYPILHIATHGEFGSEPENTFLVMGNNDKLTINDLDAVIRSVNRKIGPVELLTLTACQTAAGDDRAALGLAGVAIQAGVKSALASLWYIDDAVTAELVTQFYDGLRDAKLSKAEALRAAQQAVINKGGFSAHPAYWAPFTLIGNWL encoded by the coding sequence ATGTTCCGCCAACGCTATCGAACCAGACCTTATCAAATTTTGGGCATTCTATTTTTTAGTAGTTTGGCTCTCTGCCTGTGGTTGGGTCCGGTAGTTTGGCAGAACGGGCGTCCCAAATTGGGCAGTATGGCAACCGCCCAGGTAATGCCCCAGGTAAAAGCGCAGGTAAAAGCCCAAGCACAAGCCGCTACTACGGCTCAAGCGGATAGCCAACATCAACAGGTGCAGCAAGGCGTTGAACGTTATCAGGCTGGAGATTTCCAGGGAGCAGTTGAGCGTTGGCAACCGGCCTTGGTCGCTTACCGCAACGCTAATCGCCCGACCGAAACAGCGATTGTACTGGAAAATTTGGCGAGGGCTTACCAACAACTGGGGCAGATTGACCGCTCGATTAGCCACTGGGAGCAGGCGATTGCTACCTCTCGTCAGCTCGGCGACTCTCGGCAGGTTGCCAGATTACTAACTGAGCAAGCCCAGTCTTACAGCAGTTTAGGCCAGCACCGACAGGCTATCGCCCTGCTATGTGGTGCTTACGGCGAAGCGCACAATTGCGCTGAGGCTAGCGCCTTGCAACTAGCGCGTAGTCAGCAGGACCGTCCAACCGAGGCAGCAGCCTTGGGCAGCTTGGGCAATGCTTACCGGCTGAGTGGTGAGTATGGGCAGGCGATCGAGTACCTGAACGCAGGGCTGCAATTGGCCCGTGAGCTGAACCAAACGACGTACACAATTGCTGCCTTAAATGACTTGGGCAATGCTCATGCCAGTCTTGCTCAAAGCCAGTACCGTCAGGCTAGTTCAGCGGAGCAACGAGGTGGTAGCAACGAAGCCAGTCAACTGCGAACTCAAGGGCGCAACCAAGACAGCCAAGCCCTGCAATATTTCCAAGAAAGCCTGCAATTGGCACGCAGCCAGAAGGATCAGTCCGCCCAATTACGGGCCCTGCTCAACCTGGTACCCACCTATCACCGCAGCAACGATTCAGATCGAGCGGCTGAGAGTCTGCAACAGGCCGTGGCCTTGCTCGACCGTCTGCCCGACGACCGGGAGAAAGTCTATGCTGCTGTTGATTTAGCCAGCTTGCTGCAACCAGCCTTGGCGCTCAATCTAAGTTTGGCAGGACCCCAGTGCTTGCAATCTCGGACAGAACCCCAAGCGATTGAATTGCTCAGCAAAGCAACCGCCATTGCTCAACGCATTCAGGATCGCCGCTCAGAGTCTTTTGCCCTGGGCAAGTTGGGGCACATTTACGAATGTCGCCAAGACTATACCAAGGCATTGGAATTAACTCGGCAGGCTCAATGGGCTGCCGATCAAAATTTGCTGGCTAAAGACAGTCTTTATCTATGGGAATGGCAAGCTGGTCGAATTTTCAAAGCTCAAAATCGGCAACCGGAAGCTATCCAAGCCTACGAGCAAGCTGTGAATACCTTAGAGACAATTCGCGGGGACATTCTGATTGCCAGTCGAGATTTACAGTTTGATTTTCGCGACACTGTTGATCCTATCTATCGTGACCTCGCCGAATTGAGATTGAGCCGAGCACTCCTTCCATCGGTATCGGCTAAAGACCGCACGCAGGAATTAAGCTCGGTGCTAAACACGATTGATTCACTGAAGTTAGCTGAACTGCAAAACTATTTCGGCAATGACTGTGTACTTGCAGTGGGGCCACAGCCATTGAATCAGGACAGTATAGGCAGTGCTACTGCGATTATAAATTCGATTATTTTCCGCGATCGAACTGCTATTTTAGTGAGCCTGCCTGATGGCGAGAAAAAACTGCACTGGCTCAATATCGATAATGAACGACTGAGACAAACAATTAATGAGTTCCGCAGAATTTTAGAACGACGGGCTGATTTGATTTACGATCCCACCTTGTCACGGCAAGTCTATGACTGGATTATCCGTCCGTTTGCTGAAGATTTAGCTCGCACCCAAACAACAACCCTGGTATTTGTGCAGGACGGCATTCTGCGCAGTGTACCCATGGCTGCCCTTCACGATGGCCAGCAATTTTTGATTCAAAAATACGCTGTCGCCACAACTGCCAGCCTTACCCTTACTGACGCCAAAGCCTTGGACCGGCAAGGTCTTCGGGCTCTAGCGCTGGGGTTGACTGAGGAATCCGCAGTTGATGGTCGCACCTTCCCAGCCCTATCTAATGTTGGGCTAGAAATTGATCAAGTCGAGACTGAATTGCCAGGCAGCAAGCAACTCTTAAACCAGGAATTTACGCGAGAGAGACTGCGGCAGGAACTGACCACAACCAGCTATCCAATTCTACATATTGCCACTCATGGCGAGTTTGGTTCAGAACCAGAAAATACCTTTTTGGTAATGGGCAATAACGACAAGCTCACGATCAATGACTTGGATGCTGTGATTCGGAGTGTCAATCGCAAGATAGGGCCAGTCGAGTTATTAACCCTTACAGCTTGTCAAACGGCTGCTGGAGATGACCGGGCAGCGCTTGGCTTGGCAGGTGTGGCCATCCAGGCAGGGGTCAAAAGCGCCCTAGCGTCCCTTTGGTACATTGACGACGCGGTTACAGCTGAGTTAGTAACTCAGTTCTACGATGGTTTGCGCGATGCCAAGCTGAGCAAAGCTGAGGCCTTGCGAGCAGCCCAGCAGGCAGTGATTAACAAGGGTGGCTTTTCTGCCCATCCTGCTTACTGGGCCCCTTTTACTCTGATCGGCAACTGGCTCTAG
- a CDS encoding DUF928 domain-containing protein produces the protein MMIQMLILSFSRYGNHKLLLSAILGLSLALPSTALAQYIPPGGPPDNPGPSGTAGTRGGCRGEAGPALTLLAPLEPAGQTSSTRPTFAWFAPGSEAKPLQFKLYEYNANNQLNPQPVQTLELQSSPGMMQVSLPTNQPGLSVGRTYLWQVVMVCNPNHPSGDLIARSQIRVVEPSPSLARALAATPDRLMRSQLYARAGFWYDALGEALAAASDPKSRDLVSSLLEDLARLEESGPGPSARRSASLRQIAALQRQASARR, from the coding sequence ATGATGATTCAAATGTTAATACTCAGCTTTAGCCGTTATGGCAACCACAAATTGCTCTTGAGTGCTATTCTCGGCCTCTCGCTTGCCTTGCCGTCAACTGCCCTCGCTCAATACATACCGCCTGGAGGGCCACCGGATAATCCTGGCCCCTCTGGGACTGCTGGTACCCGAGGCGGCTGTCGAGGTGAAGCTGGACCTGCACTCACGCTATTGGCTCCCCTAGAACCAGCTGGGCAAACCAGTTCGACTCGGCCAACCTTTGCCTGGTTTGCACCCGGCAGTGAGGCTAAACCACTCCAGTTCAAACTTTACGAATATAACGCCAACAACCAGCTCAATCCTCAACCAGTGCAAACTCTAGAGTTGCAAAGTTCGCCCGGCATGATGCAAGTATCCTTGCCGACTAACCAACCGGGCCTGAGTGTTGGACGAACTTACCTCTGGCAAGTGGTTATGGTTTGCAACCCCAATCATCCGTCTGGTGATTTGATTGCCAGAAGCCAAATTCGTGTGGTTGAGCCATCGCCTAGCCTGGCCCGAGCTTTAGCGGCAACGCCTGATCGCCTAATGCGATCTCAGCTCTATGCAAGGGCCGGTTTTTGGTACGACGCTTTAGGAGAAGCCCTAGCTGCTGCCAGTGACCCCAAATCGCGGGATCTTGTCTCTAGTCTCTTGGAAGATCTGGCCCGCTTGGAAGAGTCAGGACCTGGCCCTAGCGCGAGGCGAAGTGCTTCCCTGCGGCAGATTGCTGCCTTGCAGCGTCAGGCGTCAGCTCGGCGCTAG
- a CDS encoding CHASE2 domain-containing protein, translating to MRLAAAIRRELTIWRVGALPGLIVIGLVMVSRFTGALETSEWNTLDAFLRLRPSEPTDERILIVGVNETDIRRFGYPVPDRDLALLFRTLQSYQPRAIGLDIFRDLPVGSGRSELAAIFQQNKNLIVIERALKGAGNSTVNPPPELPAQQAGFADVLLDSDGRLRRSLLGINTEQGYKFSLALRLTEQYLRTEVSNGIRDKNAMRLGKTELPRFSVNFGGYIGESVGTTSQLLLNFRGGLAPFRRVSFSQIIDGQVKPDWIRNRVVIIGMTADSVKDSVNTTAVAGDGQKRGLVDGVEIQAHAVSQIISAVLDQRPLLNAWREPWEYLWVTVWGLVGIGLSRFVHSPLRVFLGLMLASLILVTAAYLLLLLGWWIPVVPALLVLGLNGAGLTPFYQYNRYLRAQIEQRQLVIDQTFDAIHNGPLQILARLLRQAREQDEPSSRLLLELEHLNQELRSVYESVRRESLTQNDSLYLGEGQELDLQAPLHEILYEVYSDTLLRDFPCFKSIRIKIRQFDPIDDRSLTADHKRSLCRFLEEALCNVGKYATAATRLSVICTQEKNTYVLRITDNGAGLTTNSKGRGTQQAENLARQLGGKFQRLPQSPKGTVCLLSWPVIKKRFWQRHSS from the coding sequence GTGAGATTAGCAGCGGCGATTCGGCGAGAGCTAACCATCTGGCGAGTAGGTGCTTTACCCGGTTTGATTGTGATCGGGCTAGTGATGGTTAGCCGTTTTACTGGAGCCCTAGAAACCTCAGAATGGAACACATTAGACGCGTTTCTCCGCCTTCGCCCCTCTGAGCCCACTGACGAGCGAATTCTGATCGTCGGGGTAAATGAAACTGATATTCGTCGCTTCGGTTACCCTGTCCCTGATCGTGATCTAGCTCTCCTGTTCAGAACTCTACAAAGTTATCAGCCTAGAGCAATTGGCCTGGATATTTTTAGAGATTTGCCAGTCGGTTCTGGTCGCTCAGAACTGGCTGCTATCTTTCAACAAAATAAGAATTTAATTGTGATTGAACGGGCTTTGAAAGGAGCCGGTAACTCTACTGTCAATCCCCCTCCAGAGTTGCCTGCTCAGCAGGCTGGTTTCGCTGATGTTCTATTAGACTCCGATGGCCGTCTACGGCGTAGCTTATTAGGAATTAATACAGAACAGGGATACAAGTTTTCACTGGCTCTCCGCTTAACAGAGCAGTATTTAAGAACTGAAGTCAGTAATGGAATTCGTGACAAAAATGCCATGCGTCTGGGTAAAACAGAGCTACCCCGATTCTCCGTTAACTTCGGTGGCTACATCGGTGAATCGGTTGGCACAACCAGTCAACTGCTGCTGAACTTTCGTGGTGGTCTAGCCCCTTTTCGTAGGGTTTCCTTCAGTCAAATTATTGATGGGCAAGTCAAGCCTGACTGGATCCGCAACCGGGTCGTCATCATTGGCATGACGGCCGACAGTGTCAAAGACAGCGTGAATACAACAGCCGTGGCTGGCGATGGTCAGAAGCGCGGTTTAGTCGATGGTGTTGAGATCCAGGCCCATGCAGTGAGTCAGATAATCAGTGCCGTCCTCGATCAGCGGCCACTGCTGAACGCTTGGCGTGAGCCGTGGGAATACCTCTGGGTCACGGTTTGGGGCCTAGTCGGCATTGGCTTGAGCCGGTTTGTTCATTCTCCGCTTAGAGTTTTTCTGGGTTTAATGCTGGCCAGCCTGATCTTGGTGACTGCCGCTTATTTGCTGCTGCTCCTGGGCTGGTGGATTCCTGTGGTTCCTGCGCTGCTGGTCTTGGGTCTCAATGGGGCTGGACTCACGCCTTTTTATCAATACAACCGTTACCTAAGGGCGCAAATTGAGCAGCGACAATTAGTCATTGATCAGACTTTCGATGCCATTCACAATGGCCCATTACAGATTTTGGCGCGACTGCTCCGCCAAGCCCGAGAACAAGATGAGCCCTCAAGTCGCCTTTTACTAGAACTAGAGCATCTCAATCAAGAATTACGCTCAGTCTACGAATCAGTGCGCCGTGAAAGCCTGACGCAAAACGACAGCCTGTACCTCGGCGAGGGACAGGAGCTTGACTTACAAGCGCCTCTACACGAAATTCTCTACGAGGTCTACTCTGACACTCTGCTACGCGACTTTCCCTGCTTCAAAAGCATCAGAATTAAAATACGCCAATTTGACCCGATTGATGATCGCAGCCTCACTGCCGATCACAAGCGCAGTCTCTGTCGCTTTCTGGAAGAAGCCTTGTGCAATGTTGGTAAATACGCTACTGCCGCGACTCGGCTCAGCGTCATTTGCACTCAGGAAAAGAATACCTATGTGCTGCGTATCACTGATAACGGTGCCGGTTTAACCACAAACTCTAAAGGCCGGGGAACGCAACAGGCTGAGAATTTAGCTCGTCAACTAGGCGGCAAATTCCAGCGACTTCCTCAAAGCCCTAAAGGTACCGTCTGTCTTTTGAGCTGGCCAGTGATTAAGAAACGTTTCTGGCAACGCCACTCGAGTTAA
- a CDS encoding response regulator transcription factor, with the protein MVDDHESVLSGTLDVLRRHYPEADILTAQTAQEAQNQAEKFQPGLVVMDLSMPELAGGSARTDTGIQLLRTLMKNYPALNIVVQSAHIRSLVRLRPLIDAHEGGFTVADKSLPIKEMLTRVDWALQGLIYTPKEMRTGVEVKPEWLEVLNLAFREGLQDKTIAERMCVSERTVRHYWTKIQDVLDVYPDAGKNIRIQTEMRAREEGLID; encoded by the coding sequence GTGGTCGACGATCACGAATCGGTCCTCAGTGGTACTTTAGACGTGCTTCGACGCCACTACCCAGAAGCAGATATTTTAACTGCCCAAACTGCTCAAGAGGCTCAGAATCAAGCAGAAAAATTCCAGCCTGGGTTGGTCGTTATGGATCTTTCCATGCCAGAGCTTGCGGGTGGTTCTGCACGCACTGATACGGGCATTCAACTATTAAGAACGTTGATGAAGAATTACCCAGCGCTCAACATTGTGGTGCAAAGTGCCCACATTCGTTCGTTGGTGCGTTTGCGGCCTCTGATTGATGCCCATGAAGGTGGCTTTACTGTTGCTGATAAAAGTCTGCCCATTAAGGAAATGCTCACTCGAGTTGATTGGGCTTTGCAAGGTTTAATCTATACGCCAAAGGAAATGCGAACAGGCGTAGAAGTGAAGCCTGAGTGGCTGGAAGTGCTCAATCTAGCCTTTCGCGAGGGTTTACAGGACAAGACCATAGCCGAACGCATGTGTGTTTCAGAGCGCACTGTACGCCACTACTGGACAAAAATCCAGGATGTGTTGGATGTTTATCCTGATGCTGGCAAAAACATTCGCATCCAGACAGAAATGCGGGCTAGAGAAGAGGGGTTGATCGACTAA
- a CDS encoding peptidylprolyl isomerase: MTAVLQVKDQVVTSEQIVGLLDRYQLLPRLLRELVIDQAIASIECTSEEIGLACQRVREQHQRNQPPVEPSGNLDALVTRDLKIQKLKQIVGGNKLESYFLKRKSQLDQVIYSLIRTQDVGVADELYFRIQAGEQSFAELAREYSQGPEAKTRGLVGPVELGGYHPTLARLLTVGRPGQLWPPTAVGNWLVIVRLEQRLPAQLDEATRQRLLDELLESWLQEQLSELGTVTTG; encoded by the coding sequence ATGACTGCTGTTCTACAAGTCAAAGATCAAGTTGTAACCTCCGAGCAAATTGTTGGTTTACTCGATCGCTATCAATTATTACCCCGCTTACTGCGCGAACTTGTGATTGATCAGGCTATTGCTTCGATTGAATGTACGTCTGAGGAAATTGGGCTCGCTTGTCAACGGGTGCGAGAGCAACACCAGCGTAACCAGCCCCCCGTTGAACCGTCTGGAAATCTGGATGCTTTAGTGACGCGGGATCTAAAAATTCAGAAGCTGAAGCAGATTGTTGGTGGCAACAAGCTAGAGTCATACTTCCTTAAGCGCAAGAGTCAGTTGGATCAAGTTATTTATTCGCTCATCCGCACTCAAGATGTAGGGGTTGCAGATGAGCTTTACTTCCGCATCCAGGCTGGTGAACAATCTTTTGCCGAGCTAGCCCGAGAGTATTCGCAAGGACCAGAGGCTAAAACCAGAGGTCTAGTGGGGCCAGTTGAGCTGGGAGGCTATCATCCGACCCTGGCTCGGTTGCTAACTGTGGGACGACCCGGTCAGCTGTGGCCACCCACTGCGGTGGGCAATTGGCTTGTGATCGTGCGTTTAGAGCAACGGCTTCCCGCTCAACTGGATGAGGCCACGAGGCAACGCCTACTAGATGAATTATTAGAGAGCTGGCTACAGGAGCAGTTAAGCGAGCTGGGAACGGTGACTACTGGGTGA
- a CDS encoding pre-peptidase C-terminal domain-containing protein: MLNELHTQDSNNGLNATLNLSPLQTGISGLDSNSATELGLFSSQRASTRDAVGFSSISLLDQNVDNAELINSNLAGQSWDSLTNGYASQTASLSTSGANRDGLTGLSSEATIVGDAAQGLRAEPSLTVGAASALSDGNDSLATALNFGKQSHGATKNRNDLVDSSDPIDYYRFRLTRASGIKISLKGLTADADLHLINGSGVEIARSVRGGTLAEAIGHRGLEAGTYYIQVNACADAQTGYQLNLQTSAPDAGNHRGSASHFGSFSSHNRVWNESIGSKDVNDFYRFDLLQRGSVNLALTKLRADADLRLLGSNGGEIARSVKGGSLAESINRNLDAGTYYIRVNSFGSTKTGYNIRLATNASAANVSATSAPTDDWFSQNLLDTGVINQTRTLASDGQLNRNDMLALFRNIEDGSVIDANERTDLQTLVNNSARFNLTEPVRWLTNQVAVGTSANMSANQFESNLVGRWFLGTVAPTAQFNQTALIYSHVQGSLFGSAGQAQIGDIDQGQLGDCAFLAALAATFTPANAGGNSVSAVINNMITDNGDSTYTMRFFSNGSAEYTTVDRRLATLNGNLFGASANGSVNPNYVANVLWAPLVERAYAQWREWHEGQPGYNLIGNGDHPFNSLSYVTGRPTAQFGAQGSAGSFESVSFNQIAMALQSNQAVELGRYNPNSTTSIMGGHAYTLTNAYSSNGQQRIVVRNPWGTDGRAASGDANDGYIDLSFAEFRSSFDSITFA, encoded by the coding sequence ATGTTAAACGAATTGCACACACAAGATTCTAATAACGGACTTAACGCAACTCTTAATTTGTCTCCTCTCCAGACCGGGATCTCTGGGCTCGATAGTAACTCAGCGACAGAATTAGGCTTGTTCTCTTCCCAGCGCGCCAGTACAAGAGACGCTGTAGGCTTTAGCTCCATTAGCCTGCTCGATCAAAATGTTGACAACGCTGAGCTAATCAATTCCAACTTAGCTGGTCAGTCCTGGGACAGCTTAACCAATGGCTACGCTAGCCAAACTGCTAGCCTGTCTACCTCGGGAGCTAACAGAGATGGCCTGACCGGTCTTAGCTCTGAAGCGACGATTGTCGGTGATGCAGCGCAAGGTTTACGCGCTGAGCCTAGCCTGACTGTTGGCGCTGCCTCAGCCTTAAGCGACGGCAATGACAGCTTGGCGACGGCCCTTAACTTTGGTAAGCAGAGCCATGGCGCTACTAAAAACCGGAACGACTTGGTCGATAGCAGTGACCCGATCGACTATTACCGGTTTCGCCTGACTCGTGCTAGCGGTATCAAAATCTCTCTCAAGGGCTTAACGGCAGACGCTGACCTGCACCTGATCAATGGTAGCGGTGTAGAAATTGCCCGGTCGGTTCGGGGTGGAACACTGGCTGAAGCAATTGGCCACCGTGGCTTAGAAGCAGGCACCTACTACATTCAAGTCAATGCCTGCGCTGATGCTCAGACCGGTTACCAGTTGAACCTGCAAACTAGCGCTCCTGATGCCGGTAATCATCGGGGCTCTGCTTCACACTTTGGTTCCTTCTCTAGCCACAATCGTGTTTGGAATGAGTCCATCGGTAGCAAAGACGTTAATGATTTCTACCGCTTCGACCTACTACAACGCGGTAGCGTTAATCTTGCGCTCACCAAGCTGAGGGCAGATGCGGATCTGCGTCTGCTTGGCAGCAACGGTGGCGAGATAGCCCGCTCAGTTAAGGGTGGCTCCTTAGCTGAGTCAATCAACCGCAATCTGGATGCCGGTACCTACTACATCCGGGTGAACTCTTTCGGTAGCACCAAAACGGGTTACAACATCAGGCTCGCTACGAATGCCTCGGCTGCAAATGTTTCAGCTACGAGTGCTCCAACTGATGATTGGTTTAGCCAGAACCTGCTAGACACAGGCGTTATCAATCAGACCCGGACCTTAGCCTCAGATGGTCAGCTCAATCGCAATGACATGCTGGCTCTGTTTCGCAACATAGAAGACGGCTCAGTTATTGATGCCAACGAGCGAACTGACTTACAAACTCTGGTCAACAACAGCGCTCGCTTCAATCTGACTGAGCCAGTGCGTTGGCTCACTAACCAAGTGGCTGTAGGCACCAGTGCCAATATGTCAGCTAACCAGTTCGAGTCTAATTTAGTCGGACGCTGGTTCTTGGGCACAGTAGCACCGACCGCTCAGTTTAATCAGACAGCACTGATCTATAGCCACGTTCAGGGCAGTTTGTTCGGCAGTGCAGGTCAGGCGCAAATCGGCGATATCGACCAGGGACAGTTGGGCGATTGTGCCTTCCTCGCGGCTCTGGCAGCAACCTTCACGCCTGCCAATGCTGGCGGTAACAGCGTGAGTGCTGTGATCAACAACATGATCACAGACAACGGAGACAGCACCTACACCATGCGCTTCTTCTCTAATGGCAGCGCTGAGTATACAACGGTCGATCGCCGCCTAGCGACTCTCAACGGCAACCTGTTCGGCGCTAGCGCGAACGGGAGCGTGAATCCTAACTATGTGGCCAACGTACTTTGGGCTCCCTTGGTAGAACGCGCCTATGCTCAGTGGCGGGAATGGCACGAAGGCCAACCGGGTTATAACTTGATTGGCAATGGTGATCACCCCTTCAACTCCCTGAGCTACGTTACTGGTCGCCCAACTGCCCAGTTTGGTGCCCAAGGGTCAGCTGGCAGCTTTGAGAGTGTCTCATTCAACCAAATTGCGATGGCGCTTCAGTCTAACCAAGCCGTAGAACTGGGCCGTTACAACCCTAATTCGACGACCAGCATTATGGGTGGCCACGCCTATACACTGACCAATGCCTACAGCAGCAACGGTCAACAACGAATCGTTGTTCGCAATCCCTGGGGCACCGATGGCCGAGCTGCCAGTGGTGATGCTAATGATGGTTATATTGACCTGTCGTTCGCTGAATTTAGAAGCAGCTTCGACTCCATTACCTTTGCTTAA